DNA from Frateuria edaphi:
TCGCGCTGCTGCGCGAAGAGTTGCCTCCGGCCAAGGCGGCCAGGCTTGCCGCGGCCATCACCGGTGCGCCGCGCAAGGCGCTCTATCAGATGTAGGGTGAGCTTCAAGCCACCGTTGCGCATCGGGACCGGTAGGCTGAAGCCCGCCCTGCCGCGCCTGTCTTTCCCAATCCCCAATCCCTGCCCGGGCCCATTACAATGGCTCGCGGAGTCGGCCGGACAGTCGCGTCGCACCGCAAGTGCGTCGAGGAAAGTCCGGGCTCCACAGGGCAGGGTGCCAGGTAACGCCTGGGCAGCGCGAGCTGACGGCCAGTGCAACAGAGAGCAGACCGCCGATGGCCTCGCAAGAGGATCAGGTAAGGGTGAAAGGGTGCGGTAAGAGCGCACCGCGTGCGGGGACAACGTCGCACGGCACGGTAAACCCCACCCGGAGCAAGACCGAATAGGGGAACGATAACGCGGCCCGCGTTGTTCCCGGGTAGGTCGCTGGAGCCAGGCGGTGACGCCTGGCCGAGAGGAATGACTGTCGCGTCGCAAGACGTACAGAACCCGGCTTACAGGCCGGCTCCGCCTCTTGCGGCGGCGCGCTTCGGGCGCGCCGCCAGGGAAGGGCCAGGGTGGCGCGGAAGATTGCGCCGCCCTGGCCCTTTTCGTTCCACCCGGTGGTGGCGACGCGGTGGCGCCCGGGTGGATGCATGCCAGCCGCCCCTACGGGCGCCCCGGTCCGGGCCCTGAACGGCAGTTCATGTCCAGGCTGTCCGGGTAGCGAAACGCCCGTGACGTGCCTCACATCCTGTTCGGAAAAACCCCTTGCTTTCAACCACCTTGCAGACCTTCCTCTGAAACGGCTGGAAATACGTCCACACTTCCGCCTTTCTCTTTGATTCGCAAGCAAAATTCCCTTGACGTCTCAAAAGGCGAGACGTATCGTGGGACCCTGTGTGAAATCGTGGGAATCAGTGGAGTCCGCACGGGTGTTCCAGGGCGAAACCGCCATCACCGTTGACGACAAGGGCCGACTGGCCATCCCGACTGCGTATCGGGAGCTGGTCGCGGGCGAGTGCGCCAATCGTCTGGTGGTCACCTACAGCCCGTTCGAAATGGGCTGCCTGTGGATCTACCCCTACGCCGAGTGGGAAACGGTGCGCGACCAGGTCAATGCGCTGCCGATGGTCAAGGCGTCCCACCGTAACCTGCAGATGAAGCTGGTGGGTGCGGCGACCGTGGTTGAGCCGGATGGCGCCTCGCGCATCCTGCTGCCGGCCAGCCAGCGTGGCGCCGCCGGCATCGAGAAGAAGGCGGTGCTGCTGGGCATGGGCAACAAGTTCGAGCTGTGGAGCGAACAGGCCCACCTGGCCAAGATCCGCCAGACCCTCGGCGAAGACGACATCACTGACGACATGGCGGACCTGCGCCTGTAAGGCGCGGGCTTCGGTGCGGAACGAATACGGGACGGGAGGGTGCGGCGTGGCCGAGTTGCGGCACATCCCGGTGATGCTGGGCGAAGCGGTGGAGGGCCTAGCCGTGCAGGCAGGCGGGCGGTATCTGGATGGCACCTTCGGGCGCGGCGGTCACGCACGCGCGGTGCTGTCGCGCCTGGGGCCCGACGGCCGCCTGCTGCTGATGGACCGCGACCCCGCCGCGATCGCCGCGGCCCGCGAAGCGTTTGCCGGCGATCCACGCGTGTCGATCCGCCACGGCAACTTCGCCGAGCTCGCCGAATGGGACGAGACCGCCGCCGGCCTCGACGGCGTGTTGCTCGACCTCGGCGTCTCCTCGCCGCAGCTGGACGAAGCCGAGCGCGGCTTCAGCTTCATGGCCGATGCGCCGCTGGACATGCGCATGGACACTACCCAGGGCGAGAGCGCGGCGGAGTTCCTTGCCCGGGCCGACGAGCACGAGATCGCCGACGTGTTGTGGACCTTCGGCGAGGAGCGCTTCAGCCGCAAGATCGCCCGAGCCATCGTGGCGCGTCGTGCCGAGTCGCCGATCGCGCGCACCGGCGAACTGGCTGCGCTGATCGAGCGCACCATCGGTCGCCGCGAGCCGGGCAAGCACCCGGCCACGCGCAGCTTCCAGGCCCTGCGCATCCGCGTGAACGGCGAGCTCGATGCCGTGCAGCGCGGCCTTGATGCGGCGCTGGAGCGGCTCAAGGTCGGTGGGCGGCTTTCGGTGATCAGCTTCCACTCGCTGGAGGACCGCGCGGTCAAGCAGTTCATCCGCGACCACTCCGGCCGCGTGCAGGGCAGCCGGCGCGGCCCGCCGGTGGCTGCCAGGCCAGCCCGGCTGGCAGCGGTGGGCAAGGCGCGCTTCCCGTCCGACGAGGAGCTGGCGGTCAACCCACGGGCCCGCTCGGCGGTGCTTCGCGTGGCGGAGAAACTCGCATGAGGGCGCTCGGCGGCGTCACGCTCGTGATCCTGCTGCTGGCCGTGCTGGCCAGCGCAATCGGCGTGGTGTGGACGCGCCACGAGAGCCGCGTGCTGTTCGTCGACCTGACCCGCCTGCAGAACCAGCGCGACGAACTCAACGTCGAGTACGGTCGGCTCGAACTGGAGCAGGCGACCTGGGCCGAACCGCGACGCATCGATGAAGAGGCGCGCAGCAAGCTCGGCATGGTCACGCCCAGGCCGCAGGACATCCAGCTGGTGCGCCGATGAGCCTGCGCCGCCCGCTCCCGCAACCTTCCGCCGGCCGCCGCCGTGGCGCCGGCCCCAGCGTGCGCAAGCGCATGCTGCTGGTGGTCGGCGTGCTGTCGCTGGCCTCGCTGGGGCTGGTCGCACGCGCGTTCGACCTGCAGGTAATGCGCAAGCAGTTCTACCAGGACCAGGGCGACGCGCGTTTCCTGCGCGAAGTGAAGATCCCGGTGTCGCGCGGCACCATCTTCGATCGCAACGGCGAGCCGCTGGCGGTGTCCACCCCGGTGATGTCGATCTGGGCGAACCCGCCGCAGGTGCTGGAGAGCGCCGACCGCATTCCCGACCTGGCCGCCGCGCTCGGCGTGGACGCGGGCGAGCTCAAGGAGCGCCTGGCGCAGCGCGCCGACCGCGAGTTCGTCTACCTGCGCCGGCAGATGCCGCCGGAAGCAGCCGAAGCCGTGCTCGACCTGGACATCCCGGGCATCAATGCGCAGCGCGAGTACCGCCGTTACTACCCGTCGGGCGAAGTAACCGCGCACGTGCTCGGCTTCACCAACATCGACGACCATGGCCAGGAAGGGCTCGAGCTTGCCTTCGACGATTGGCTTTCCGGCAAGCCGGGCGCCAAGCGGGTCATCCGCGACCGCATGGGGCACGTGGTCGAGGATGTCGAGCAGGTGCGCGAGCCCAAGCCGGGCAAGAGCCTCATGCTCAGCATCGACCGGCGCATCCAGTTCCTGGCCTACAACGAGCTGAAGAACGCGCTGACCGAGTTCGATGCGTCCTCCGGGTCGATGGTGATCCTGGACGTGCCGACCGGCGAAGTGCTGGCGATGGTCAACCTGCCGACCTACAACCCCAACTCGTTGTCCGGCAGCAAGTTCTCCGACCGGCGCAACCGTGCCGTCACGGACCTGATCGAGCCCGGCTCGACGATCAAGCCGGTGCTCATGGCCGCGGCGCTCTCCAGCGGCAAGTACACGCCGACCAGCCCGCTGATCGACACCACCGGCGGCCACTGGTACTTCCAGGGTCACGACATCCACGACACGCACAACTACGGCCTGCTCACGCCCACCGGCGTGATCACCAAATCGAGCAACGTCGGCGCCGCGCGCATCGCCATGACGCTCGACACCGCGCTCATGTACAACACGTACCGCGCGTTCGGTTTCGGCAACAGCACCAGCAGCGGCTTTCCAGGCGAGTCCTCGGGCCTGCTGCGCATCGGTCGCGACTGGCGTCCGCTGGAACAGGCGATCATGGGCTACGGCTACGGCCTGAACGTGACGCCGCTGCAACTGGCCAATGCGTACGCCACGCTGGGCGACCACGGCGTCATGCATTCGCCCAGTTTCATCAAGGACGCCGACAACGAAGCCAAGGCGATCGTGTCGCGGCAGGTCGCCGACGAGATCGTGCGGATGATGGAAACGGTTACCGCCCCGGGCGGCACCGCCACCACCGCACGCATCGCCAATTACATCGTGGCCGGCAAGACCGGCACGGCGCACAAGGCCGCTGCCGGCGGCTATTCGCGCAACAACTACACCGCCGCCTTCGCCGGCCTGGTGCCGGCGAGCAACCCCCGGCTGGTCGGCGTAGTGATCATCGACGACCCGCAGAAGCGCAGTTACTACGGCGGCATGGTTTCAGCGCCGGTGTTCGCGCGCGTCATGGAAGGGGCGCTGCGCCTGCTCGACGTGCCGCCGGACAACATCGGGCGCTGGTACGCCGGCGGGCCGTTGATGAGCCCGAATGGCTTGGCCGGCAGCAAACCGCCGGTCGATCCGCCGATCGACGACGCACCTGTCGAGGACGAGCCGTGACCACGCGCCTCCTCGCTGATCTGCTCGATGGTTTCGCCGACGCGGGTGCGCTCGGCGATCTTCGTATTTGCGGACTGAGCCTGGACTCGCGCCAGGTGCGTCCCGGTGAAGCTTTCATCGCATTGTCCGGCACCCGCACGCATGGCATCGCCTTCGCCGCCGAGGCAGTGGCGCGCGGCGCCGCGCTGGTGCTCGCGGAGGCGCCGGCGGTCCCCGGCTTCACGCCCGGCGTGCCGGTGCTGTGGATCGACGACCTGCACGCGCGCCTGGGCGAGATCGCCGCGCGCTTCTACGACCACCCCTCGCGCGCGTTGCGCATCGTCGGCGTCACCGGCACCAACGGCAAGACCTCGACCGTGCAGCTCATTACCCAGGCCCTGTCGCGACTTGGCTGCACCGCCGCGAGCATCGGCACTCTCGGCGCCGGCCTGTATGGCGCGCTGGACGAAGGCGAGCGCACTACGCCGGATGCGATCAGCGTGCAGCGCCTGCTCGCACGGTTCCGCGACCGGGGTGCGACGCACGTGGCGATGGAGGTCTCCTCGCATGCCCTGGAGCAAGGCCGGGTGGGTGCGGTGGGTTTCGAGGTCGCGGCTTTCACCAACCTGACCCGCGACCATCTCGACTACCACGGCACGATGGAGGCCTACGGCGCCGCCAAGGCCAAGCTGTTCGCCTGGCCGGGTTTGAAGGCGGCCGCGATCAACGTGGACGACGCGTTCGGCTGCGCCCTGGCCGATCGCCTGCCGGTCGGCGTGCGCGTACTGCGCACCAGCATCGTGGGCGCCGCCGACGTCGGTGCCCAGGCCATCGTGACCTCCGCCGAGGGCCTGGCCTTCCAGCTCATTACGCCCTGGGGCGCGCATGCAATCCGCAGCGCGTTGCTCGGCGGCTTCAACGTGGCCAACCTGCTCGCCGTGGTGGCCTGCCTCGGGGCACTGGGCGAGCCGTTCGCACGCATCGTCGAGGTAATCCAGACGCTCACGCCGGTCAACGGCCGCATGAATCGCCTCGGCGGCGATGGCCGGCACCCGCTGGTAGTGGTCGACTACGCGCACACACCCGATGCGCTGGAGCAGGCGCTCACCGCGCTGCGTGCGCATTGCGCCGGCCGCCTCATTTGCGTCTTCGGCTGCGGCGGCGAGCGTGATGCGGGCAAGCGTCCGCAGATGGGCGCGATTGCCGAGCGCCTGGCCGACGTGGCGATCGTCACCGACGACAACCCGCGTGGCGAGGACGGCGACGCCATCGTGGCGCAGATCCGCGCCGGCATGCGGCGTCCGGCCGCGATCGAGCGCGACCGCGCCGCCGCGATCGGCACGGCCATCGCCCAGGCCGGCGCGGACGACGTCGTGCTGATCGCCGGCAAGGGTCACGAAACCTACCAGGAAGGTGCTGCCGGCAAGCGTCCGTTCGACGATCTCGCTGTCGCCCGCGCCGCCCTTGCGCAACCGGCCAGGGAGAACCACGCATGATGCGCCTCTCCGAAATCGCGGTATGGACACACGGGCGCCTGCTCGGCGCCGACCTCCAGGTGGATGGGGTGGCGATCGATACCCGCCGACTGCAGGCGGGTGAGCTGTTCGTGGCGATCAAGGGCGAGCGCGTCGACGGCCACGACTTCGTGCGCGAGGCCGCGCTGCGCGGTGCTGCCGCGGCGCTGGTCACGCGCCGCGTGGACGTCGACCTGCCGCAGGTGCTGGTCAACGACACCCAGGCTGCGCTCGGCGACCTCGCCAGCGCGGTGCGCGCACAGCGCGACGTGCGCGTGGTCGGCATCACCGGTTCCAACGGCAAGACGACGGTCAAGACGCTGACCGCCTCGATCCTTTCGCGCCACGGCCGCACACACGTCAACGCGGGCAACTACAACAACGAACTGGGACTGCCGCTGACGCTGCTGGCGATGCCCGCCGACACCGAATACGCGGTGCTCGAAATGGGCGCCGGCAAGCCCGGCGACATCGCCTACCTCGCCGCCATCGCGCGGCCCGATATCGGCCTCGTCAACACCATCGCGCCGGCGCACCTTGAGCGGATGCGCAGTCTGGAGGGCGTGGCCGAAACCAAGGGCGCGCTATACCAGGCGCTTCCGGCCGACGGCGTGGCGATCATCAATGCCGACGATGCCTTCGCCGGCTTCTTCGAAGGCCTGGCCGGTTCGCGCGCGACGCTGCATTTCGGCCTGGACGGCCACGTCGACGTGGGCGCGACCATCCTGGAGCAGCGCGTGGACGGTTCGCGCTTCCTGCTGCGCACGCCCGAGGGCGAGGCCGAGGTGGCGCTGCCGCTGGCCGGGCGCCACAACATCGCCAATGCGCTGGCGGCCGCCTCGATCGCGCTGGCGCTGGACGTGCCGCTGGCGACCATCGTCGCCGGCCTGCAGCACGTGCCTGGCGTGGCTGGGCGGCTGCGCAGCGAGGCGATGCCGGGTGGCTGGACGTTGATCGACGACAGTTACAACGCCAACCCCGGCTCCGTGGCCGCGGCGATCGACACGCTGGCGCTGGCCACCGGCGAGCGCTGGCTGGTGCTCGGCGACATGGCCGAGCTCGGCGCCGACGCGCGCGCGCTGCACGAAAGCATCGGCGCGCGCGCGAAGGCGGCTGGCATCGACCGGCTGTTCGCGGTCGGGCCGCTGAGCGCAGGCGCGGCCAAGGCCTTCGGCAGCGGCAGCGAACACCACGCCGACAAGGCCGCGCTGGCCGCGTCGCTGGCACGCCAGCTGCACGCGGGCGTGACCTGCATCGTCAAGGGTTCACGCTCGGCCGGCATGGAGCAGGTCGTGTCCTTACTCAAAGAACAAACCCACGCCTCCGGAGGCCCTGTCGATGCTGCTTGAGCTGGCCGACTGGATGGCACGGCACTTCACCGCCCTGCACCTTTTCCAGTACATCACCTTCCGCACGATCATGGCCGCGCTCACCGCGCTGGCGATGTCGCTGCTGCTGGGTCCGGGCCTGATCATGCGGCTGGCCGCCCTCAAGGCCGGGCAGGTGGTGCGCAGCGACGGCCCGCAGACGCACCTGGTCAAGGCCGGCACGCCGACGATGGGCGGTGTGATGATCCTGCTGGCGATCGCGATCGCTACGCTGTTGTGGGCCGACCTGCACAACCGCTACGTGTGGATCGTGTTGGCCGTACTGATCGCCTTCGGCGTGATCGGCTTCTATGACGACTACAAGAAACTGGTGCTCAAGGACAGCCGCGGGCTGGCCTCGCGCTGGAAATATTTCTGGCAGTCGGTGTTCGGGCTGGCGGCGGCGCTGTTCCTCTTCAAGACGGCCCAGCTCCCGGCCGAGACCGCGCTGTACGTGCCGCTGTTCAAGCAGGTGGCATTGCCGCTGGGCGTGCTGTTCGTGGTGGTCGCCTACTTCATGGTGGTCGGCTTCTCCAATGCGGTGAACCTCACCGACGGCCTGGATGGCCTGGCGATCATGCCCTCGGTGCTGGTGTCCGGGGCGCTCGGCGTGTTCGCCTACCTCGCCGGCAACAAGGTGTTCTCCGAATACCTGGGCATCCCCTCGATTCCCGGCGCGGGCGAGCTCTCCATTTTTTGCGGGGCTTTGGCCGGCGCGGGCCTGGGTTTCCTCTGGTTCAACACCTATCCGGCGCAGGTCTTCATGGGCGACGTCGGCGCGCTGGCCATCGGTGCGGCGCTGGCCTGCGTGGCGGTGATCGTGCGCCAGGAAATCGTGCTGATCGTGATGGGCGGCGTGTTCGTGCTGGAGACGGTGTCGGTGATGTTGCAGGTGGCGAGTTTCAAGCTCACCGGCAAGCGCATCTTCCGCATGGCGCCGATCCACCATCACTTCGAGCTCAAGGGCTGGCCCGAGCCGCGGGTGATCGTGCGCTTCTGGATCATCAGCGTCGTGCTGGTGCTGATCGGCCTTGCCACGTTGAAGGTGCGCTGACCCATGTTCGGCTTCGGTACCAGCCAGGCGATCAAGCGGAACGGGCCGCGCGGCAGCTTCGACCTGCCGTTGCTGGTCGCGCTCGTCGGGCTGGCCAGCATGGGCGTGGTCATGGTCACCTCCAGCTCGATCGCGGTGGCCGACAGCCAGCACATCGGTGCGTTCTATTACCTGAAGAAGCACCTGTTCTATCTGGCGCTCGGACTGGGGCTTGCCGGCATCGCGATGCGCACCGAGCTGAAGCAGGTGGAGAAGTACGCCTTCCCGCTGCTGCTGGTCGGCGGCGTCATGCTGCTGGCGGTGTTCGTGCCGCACCTGGGCATGCGCATCAACGGCGCGCGGCGCTGGCTCAACTTCATCGTGCTCAGTTTTCAGCCAGTCGAGGCGGTGAAGCTGATCCTGGTCGTCTACGTGGCGAGCTTCCTGGTGCGCCACCGCGAGAGCGTCGAAACGAAGTTCTGGGGCCTGCTGCGACCGATCATCGTGGCCGGCGTCATCGTGTTGCTGCTGCTAGCTCAGCCGGACTTCGGCTCGGCCACGCTGGTGATCGCGGTCACCATCGGCATGGTCTGGCTGGGCGGCGCGCGACCGCTGTACCTGTTCCTGATGGGCCTGCCGCTGATGCCGGCGCTCGTCGTCGCGGCGACCAGCGAGAGCTACCGCATGAAGCGGCTGACCTCGTTCATGGACCCGTGGAAGGACCCGTTCAACGATGGTTTCCAGTTGACCCAGTCGCTGATGGCGATCGGCCGTGGCGAATGGACCGGCGTGGGCCTGGGATCGAGCGTGCTCAAGCTTTCCTACCTGCCCGAGGCGCACACCGACTTCATCCTGGCAGTGATCGGCGAGGAACTCGGCCTGGCGGGCATCGCGCTGGTGATCGGGCTGTTCGCCACCGCGGTCGGGCGCGGTCTGTATCTCGGCCTCAAGGGCGTGGAAGTAGGCCAGCGCTTCGCCGGCTACGTGGCCTTCGGCATCTCGCTGATGCTGGGCTTGCAGGCGATGGTGTCGATCGGAGTGAACCTCGGCGCGCTGCCGACCAAGGGTCTGACCCTGCCGCTGATCAGCTCGGGCGGCTCGTCGGTGCTGATGACCTGCGCCATGGCCGGCGTGCTGCTGCGCGCCACCTTCGAGATCAACCGCGCGCTGGACGCGCGGCAGATGGCCACGCGCATGCCTGCGATGGCCGTGGCGGACGCGAACGCCGCGGTGGCACCGCCGCGCGAGCGCGAGGCGGTGGCCGCATGAGCGCGGACCGTCCCGTGCTGATCATGGCCGGGGGAACCGGCGGCCACATTTTTCCGGGCCTGGCCGTGGCCGACGTGCTGCGCGCGCAGGGCATCCCGGTGGCCTGGCTGGGCGCGGCCGGCGGGATGGAGACGCGCGTGGTGCCGGCCCACGGCATCGAGTTGCACACCGTCGCGGTCGGCGGCCTGCGCGGCAAGGGCTTGAAGACCCGACTGCTGGCACCCCTGATGCTGGCGCGCGCTCTGTTCGCCTCTCTTCGCGTGTTGCGTCGGGTACGCCCGCGCAGTGTGTTGTCGATGGGTGGCTACGTCGCCGGTCCCGGCGGGGTGGCGGCGCGGATCACCGCAACGCCGCTGCTGGTCCACGAGCAGAACCGCGTTGCGGGCTACACCAACCGCAAGCTCGCCGGTTTCGCGAGGCGCGTGCTGGCTGGTTTCGCCGATGCGCTCCCGAACGGCGAATGGGTAGGTAACCCGGTGCGCGCCAGTATCGCGGCACTGCCGCCGCCGGCGGAGCGTTTCGCCACACGCAGCGGCCGATCGCAATTGCTGGTGCTGGGCGGCAGTCTCGGCGCGCGTGCGCTCAACCTCGCGTTGCCGCAGGCGCTGGCTCTGATCCCCATCGACCAGCGCCCGGTCGTGCGCCACCAGTGCGGAAGCCGCGGGCTCGACGAGGCGCGCGCGGCTTATGCACAGGCGGGAGTCGAGGCCGACGTGGTGCCATTCATCGAAGACATGGCCGCCGCCTACGGCTGGGCCGACCTCGCCGTGTGCCGTGCCGGCGCGCTGACGATCGCCGAGCTTACCGCCGCGGGCCTGGGCGCCGTGCTGGTGCCTTTCCCCTATGCGGTCGACGACCACCAGACCGGCAACGCGCAGGCGCTGGTGGAAGCGGGCGCCGCCGAATTGATCCAGGAACGTGATTTGGACGTAGAGAAACTGGCGCAGCGCCTTGCCGCGCTGCTCGCCGACCGCCGCCAGCTGACCGCGATGGCGGAAGCTGCGCGCACGCAAGCCAAGCCCGACGCGGCCGCAACGATTGCCCGCGCTTGCCTGGAGGTGGCCGCATGACGCCGCGCCGCCTGCTCGCGCACGAAGACCTGATGACCACCTTCCGCCGCGTGCATTTCATCGGCATCGGCGGCGTGGGCATGAGCGGCATCGCCGAGGTGCTGCACAACCTGGGCTACGCCGTGTCCGGTTCGGACAAGGCCAACTCGCCCACCGCGCAACGGCTGGCCGCGCTCGGCATCGACGTGCGCATCGGCCACGAGGCCGCGCACGTGGGCGACGCCGACGTAGTGGTGACCTCGAGCGCCATCCGCCAGGACAACCCGGAACTGGTCGCCGCGCGTGCCGCGCGCATCCCGGTGATCCCGCGCGCGGAGATGCTGGGCGAGCTGATGCGCTTCCGCCGTGGCGTCGCCATCGCCGGCACGCACGGCAAGACCACCACGACCAGCCTGGTCGCCAGTGTGCTGGCGGAAGCCAATTACGATCCGACGTTCGTGATCGGCGGCCAGCTCAACGCCGCCGGCGCCAACGCGCGCTTGGGCACCGGCCAGTATCTGGTCGCCGAGGCCGACGAGTCCGACGGCTCGTTCCTGCTGCTCTCGCCGGTGATCGCCGCCGTCACCAACATCGACGCCGATCACCTGGAGAACTACGGCGGCGATTTCGCCCAGGTGAAGAAGGCCTTCGCCGATTTCCTGCACCGCCTGCCGTTCTACGGCCTGGCCGTGCTCTGCGTGGACGACGAGGAAGTGGCGAAACTGGCGAAGGGCACCACGCGCCGCGTGATGACCTACGGCATCCGCGCGACCGACGCCGACGTGCGCGCGATCAACGTGCGCCAGAGCGGCTTCCAGATGCTGTTCGACCTGCAGCTGCCCGGCCGCGCCGAACCACTGCCGGTCACGC
Protein-coding regions in this window:
- the mraZ gene encoding division/cell wall cluster transcriptional repressor MraZ; this encodes MFQGETAITVDDKGRLAIPTAYRELVAGECANRLVVTYSPFEMGCLWIYPYAEWETVRDQVNALPMVKASHRNLQMKLVGAATVVEPDGASRILLPASQRGAAGIEKKAVLLGMGNKFELWSEQAHLAKIRQTLGEDDITDDMADLRL
- the rsmH gene encoding 16S rRNA (cytosine(1402)-N(4))-methyltransferase RsmH, translated to MAELRHIPVMLGEAVEGLAVQAGGRYLDGTFGRGGHARAVLSRLGPDGRLLLMDRDPAAIAAAREAFAGDPRVSIRHGNFAELAEWDETAAGLDGVLLDLGVSSPQLDEAERGFSFMADAPLDMRMDTTQGESAAEFLARADEHEIADVLWTFGEERFSRKIARAIVARRAESPIARTGELAALIERTIGRREPGKHPATRSFQALRIRVNGELDAVQRGLDAALERLKVGGRLSVISFHSLEDRAVKQFIRDHSGRVQGSRRGPPVAARPARLAAVGKARFPSDEELAVNPRARSAVLRVAEKLA
- the ftsL gene encoding cell division protein FtsL, giving the protein MRALGGVTLVILLLAVLASAIGVVWTRHESRVLFVDLTRLQNQRDELNVEYGRLELEQATWAEPRRIDEEARSKLGMVTPRPQDIQLVRR
- a CDS encoding peptidoglycan D,D-transpeptidase FtsI family protein → MSLRRPLPQPSAGRRRGAGPSVRKRMLLVVGVLSLASLGLVARAFDLQVMRKQFYQDQGDARFLREVKIPVSRGTIFDRNGEPLAVSTPVMSIWANPPQVLESADRIPDLAAALGVDAGELKERLAQRADREFVYLRRQMPPEAAEAVLDLDIPGINAQREYRRYYPSGEVTAHVLGFTNIDDHGQEGLELAFDDWLSGKPGAKRVIRDRMGHVVEDVEQVREPKPGKSLMLSIDRRIQFLAYNELKNALTEFDASSGSMVILDVPTGEVLAMVNLPTYNPNSLSGSKFSDRRNRAVTDLIEPGSTIKPVLMAAALSSGKYTPTSPLIDTTGGHWYFQGHDIHDTHNYGLLTPTGVITKSSNVGAARIAMTLDTALMYNTYRAFGFGNSTSSGFPGESSGLLRIGRDWRPLEQAIMGYGYGLNVTPLQLANAYATLGDHGVMHSPSFIKDADNEAKAIVSRQVADEIVRMMETVTAPGGTATTARIANYIVAGKTGTAHKAAAGGYSRNNYTAAFAGLVPASNPRLVGVVIIDDPQKRSYYGGMVSAPVFARVMEGALRLLDVPPDNIGRWYAGGPLMSPNGLAGSKPPVDPPIDDAPVEDEP
- a CDS encoding UDP-N-acetylmuramoyl-L-alanyl-D-glutamate--2,6-diaminopimelate ligase; the protein is MTTRLLADLLDGFADAGALGDLRICGLSLDSRQVRPGEAFIALSGTRTHGIAFAAEAVARGAALVLAEAPAVPGFTPGVPVLWIDDLHARLGEIAARFYDHPSRALRIVGVTGTNGKTSTVQLITQALSRLGCTAASIGTLGAGLYGALDEGERTTPDAISVQRLLARFRDRGATHVAMEVSSHALEQGRVGAVGFEVAAFTNLTRDHLDYHGTMEAYGAAKAKLFAWPGLKAAAINVDDAFGCALADRLPVGVRVLRTSIVGAADVGAQAIVTSAEGLAFQLITPWGAHAIRSALLGGFNVANLLAVVACLGALGEPFARIVEVIQTLTPVNGRMNRLGGDGRHPLVVVDYAHTPDALEQALTALRAHCAGRLICVFGCGGERDAGKRPQMGAIAERLADVAIVTDDNPRGEDGDAIVAQIRAGMRRPAAIERDRAAAIGTAIAQAGADDVVLIAGKGHETYQEGAAGKRPFDDLAVARAALAQPARENHA
- a CDS encoding UDP-N-acetylmuramoyl-tripeptide--D-alanyl-D-alanine ligase; the protein is MMRLSEIAVWTHGRLLGADLQVDGVAIDTRRLQAGELFVAIKGERVDGHDFVREAALRGAAAALVTRRVDVDLPQVLVNDTQAALGDLASAVRAQRDVRVVGITGSNGKTTVKTLTASILSRHGRTHVNAGNYNNELGLPLTLLAMPADTEYAVLEMGAGKPGDIAYLAAIARPDIGLVNTIAPAHLERMRSLEGVAETKGALYQALPADGVAIINADDAFAGFFEGLAGSRATLHFGLDGHVDVGATILEQRVDGSRFLLRTPEGEAEVALPLAGRHNIANALAAASIALALDVPLATIVAGLQHVPGVAGRLRSEAMPGGWTLIDDSYNANPGSVAAAIDTLALATGERWLVLGDMAELGADARALHESIGARAKAAGIDRLFAVGPLSAGAAKAFGSGSEHHADKAALAASLARQLHAGVTCIVKGSRSAGMEQVVSLLKEQTHASGGPVDAA
- the mraY gene encoding phospho-N-acetylmuramoyl-pentapeptide-transferase, whose product is MLLELADWMARHFTALHLFQYITFRTIMAALTALAMSLLLGPGLIMRLAALKAGQVVRSDGPQTHLVKAGTPTMGGVMILLAIAIATLLWADLHNRYVWIVLAVLIAFGVIGFYDDYKKLVLKDSRGLASRWKYFWQSVFGLAAALFLFKTAQLPAETALYVPLFKQVALPLGVLFVVVAYFMVVGFSNAVNLTDGLDGLAIMPSVLVSGALGVFAYLAGNKVFSEYLGIPSIPGAGELSIFCGALAGAGLGFLWFNTYPAQVFMGDVGALAIGAALACVAVIVRQEIVLIVMGGVFVLETVSVMLQVASFKLTGKRIFRMAPIHHHFELKGWPEPRVIVRFWIISVVLVLIGLATLKVR
- the ftsW gene encoding putative lipid II flippase FtsW; its protein translation is MFGFGTSQAIKRNGPRGSFDLPLLVALVGLASMGVVMVTSSSIAVADSQHIGAFYYLKKHLFYLALGLGLAGIAMRTELKQVEKYAFPLLLVGGVMLLAVFVPHLGMRINGARRWLNFIVLSFQPVEAVKLILVVYVASFLVRHRESVETKFWGLLRPIIVAGVIVLLLLAQPDFGSATLVIAVTIGMVWLGGARPLYLFLMGLPLMPALVVAATSESYRMKRLTSFMDPWKDPFNDGFQLTQSLMAIGRGEWTGVGLGSSVLKLSYLPEAHTDFILAVIGEELGLAGIALVIGLFATAVGRGLYLGLKGVEVGQRFAGYVAFGISLMLGLQAMVSIGVNLGALPTKGLTLPLISSGGSSVLMTCAMAGVLLRATFEINRALDARQMATRMPAMAVADANAAVAPPREREAVAA
- the murG gene encoding undecaprenyldiphospho-muramoylpentapeptide beta-N-acetylglucosaminyltransferase; the encoded protein is MSADRPVLIMAGGTGGHIFPGLAVADVLRAQGIPVAWLGAAGGMETRVVPAHGIELHTVAVGGLRGKGLKTRLLAPLMLARALFASLRVLRRVRPRSVLSMGGYVAGPGGVAARITATPLLVHEQNRVAGYTNRKLAGFARRVLAGFADALPNGEWVGNPVRASIAALPPPAERFATRSGRSQLLVLGGSLGARALNLALPQALALIPIDQRPVVRHQCGSRGLDEARAAYAQAGVEADVVPFIEDMAAAYGWADLAVCRAGALTIAELTAAGLGAVLVPFPYAVDDHQTGNAQALVEAGAAELIQERDLDVEKLAQRLAALLADRRQLTAMAEAARTQAKPDAAATIARACLEVAA